In Rhodamnia argentea isolate NSW1041297 chromosome 1, ASM2092103v1, whole genome shotgun sequence, the genomic window CCTTCTTAGACCTCAAGATTTTTTCTACAACTCATTCATCTTGGAGTTCTTCACCATTAACCCTCAATTGGTTAATGATGGTTTGCACATGATGAAAGTACGACGAGATAGATTCAGAGTTGTTCATGCGTAAAGACTCAAAATCACCTCGAAGTGTTTGAAGTTGAACTCGCTTCACACGATCATCGCCCTTgtaagatttttgcaaaatatcccACGCTGTTTTGGCGGTTTCTGCActcgatatttttcaaatatcgtctCCTCCACAACTTCAAAGATCGCACATAATGCTTTCTAATCTTTCTTTCGGGGTTTCCACCAATAAATCTTTCTCCGTCTTTCTCAAAGCATTGAATTCTTCGGCATCGGTTACTTCGGTGTAGCCATTCTCCACCAGGTTCCACAAATCTTGCGATTTGAACGGAACCTTCATCCGGACGAACCAGTTGCTGAAATTCCTCTCGTTCAACTTTGAAAGTTGCAATTGAACGGAACCGGTGGATGCCACAACTAGCTCTGATATCAATTGTAGAGTGCACAACCTTGCTAGGCATACCACGCATAGGTAATGTGGAAATGTTGGAACGAAAAGATAGAGAAAGTTTTGGAGGTTTGGTGGGGGGAACAAACAAATACACAACAGAGAGAGAATGATATTCCAAATGTATCTGCAAAAGCCTTACACATGGAGAAAATACACAAGCTTTGCTCCATAAGCTTGTTTACAAAAACTCTCTAACTCTCTATGAGAATATCGGTTGCGATGCTTCATTCCTTGAATatcacctttgcatttggtgacttCTATCTATTCTCACTCTATTTCTAAGTTACCCCACACACCACAAGTTTAATTCTAATCTCCATTTATAGAAGAATTTTTCTCCACCTGAGGACTCCATTGCCATTGAAGCTCGCCAACTTAAGAGTGAAACCAATCTACGGCAATTCTTCTTCTCAAAGCATAAGTCACAAACAGGCAAATCTAACTTTTTTACCAAGACTTCTCTCTTTCATACGTGAGATAATCATTGAGAAGTTCAATttggctttttcttctttgcttaaCTGACTTCATCATGCAATGAATGTGGTGGCCAAAAATTAACTTCCCTTCTCTATTCATATTCGGTGTTGGATTCCAACAGAGCCAGGATGTGAGGCTCAAGGAGATAGAAGCTCTTGTTTGGGAAGTGATGGAAGGGGTCCGTGGGAAGAAGATGAGGGAGAATGCCAGGAAGTGGAAAGAAAGAGCTGTGGAAGCCGCCGGTCGCGGAGGGTCATTGGGCAATGATTTCAATAGATTCATTAAGGAGGTTGTCCATTTGAATGATTAGGTTGAAAACGAGTTATCACCATATTCCCATATCTGCTAGAAATATGTAgaagaaacaagaataaaatacttcgttttccctttcttttagTTCGTCCAGTTCCATCTCAATGCTATTTTCAATCATACGGCATTAAAcacacggttttttttttttttttctggtcggaAAAGTAACATTTCATTTAAATAGGAAATTTAAATGGATAGATAAGGTGTGCTTCGACACATAATAAATCcaaaagaagaggagggggGAGTGAGTCCCAATATAAAGGTAGAGTATTACGGAGTTGGGCTTTAACGACCCAATCCACAACATTATTACGAGTTCTAGAGCAATGGACTAAACGAAGGTTGGGTAAAAAAGTCAATAAACTGCTACACTCTTTGACTAAATCTTGTTCCTCCTACATGGGTTGCTCAGCACCAAGAACTTGTTGAACTAAAGACAGGATGTCAAATTCAACTACCCATTTCTAATCAAGCTGAGACAAGGGGTACAGAagactaggggtgtcaacgggctgGGTCGGGCCGTATCTCGGCCCGGCCTGAAACTTAACAATACCGAGCTCGGCCTGACCCAACCCGAGCTCGAATTACATGTGCCCCAACTCTTTAGGCCGAATCGGGTTAGgtcggattctttttttttttttttattttcttttttattttttgaaatcaaaatcactttacAAACCCatagaatgaaagaaaataaaaaataaaaataaatgtaattaaaaacaaaacatgGGTGTTAAAAAAAGCTGGAGTCACCTGAGCTGGAACCACCTGACCCGAAAAAGCTCGAAAATTGAGTGAATTTTCTGGCCGGGTCGGGCAAGGCTGGGCTAGGTCTAGTCGGACCAACACGGGCTTTTTTAACACCCCTACCGAAGACCTTGCAACAAGCTTAGGGTTTCAGCTTGAAGGGCTGACCTAGTCTTCACCGTCTAAGCGAATCCCCCGATTAGCTTACCTGTTGAGTCTCGACACACGCCAACGATGGCGCCAGAGTTTGATTCTTGGCGGAAAGAACCGTTGAGGTTGAGCTTCAGAGACCCACACACCGGCGGTACCCAGCTCCAAGGTAAATTGCTGCGAACTGTTGggactttctttctctttttaatcCATCTCTCACAACTTGCATTCGAAGCTAGGGCTGCTGCTACGACTTCTTGTGGATCCAGTTTTTGGGCTCTAGAGATGGCCTTGTTCCTCGCCTTCCAAATATGCCACAATGTCTCTGTGATAAGCTCGAGCGAAGGTGAGTCCCTCACACTTTCGATGAAATTCATCAGCCATTGATCTATGCTTGAGGGGCCACGACTCGAGATCGGGAGCTGTCCTGCTGAGTTCGTCTAGATTTCACATGTCCAGGGGCACAAGAGACAAACATGGTTAAAGATATGCTTTTTGTACATTCTATAATTGCATTTGTTGTCCTCATCTTGCGCGGATTACagtaataattcaaaaattcaagtgcTATCATGAAAATGCCGTACATTCCACGAGTACTTTATGACTGAAACCTCTGCAGGGCAATACCTTCAGTCCGCCTTCCGACCGTTCATCTGGTTTCCGGGCTCATGTGGAGCGGGCAGACGAAAGTTTTCAAGCCAAGACCgcccaatattttctctttaCAGCCTTTCCTTCCTTTCCGAGCTCATCCAAAGACGTCAAAGgcgtgaaaagaaagaagaagaaggaaggtggGACCCTTtaagggaaaaagtaaaaaagaaacaaacaaactaaaaagagttggtaaaaaaaaaaaaccttttgtaGAGTAGTGGGCCACACAAGAGAATGGAGTGTTTAAGCCAAAGAAACAAGGGAAAAAGCGCGAACCTTtaaaaaagttagtaatttccTAAAAGTATTGGTAAGTTACTAACAAGTTacctgaaaaaaagaaaatgtaaccgctgacattttatttttagtagAAAACCAATGTCGTAGATGCAAAATACAGCtcaattctttttaaaaagcacaaactttagCTCGAGTCTCAATTTTGGTTAGAATGATTTTTGGTCTTATAAAAAAGTACCAACTATAGATCAGCTCTCTATTTTGGcccaattttctttcttgttataaaaaattaccaactttagCTCATATCCCGATGATGGCCCTGACCTTTTGTTGTCTTATGAAAAAACACAAATTCTCAGTTGGTGCTCAAATCTGACCCATGTCAAATTTTCGTTAAGTTTCTATTGAGCATACTTGGAACAACACGTCGAATTTTTATCGGCATTATTGGACGGAAACTTGATAGGGCCAATTTTTAATACCAACTGACAATTGATGCTTTGTTCCGAAACAGCAAAAAATTTGGATAAGTGCTttttaatgagaaaaaaaaactcttggACCAAAATTGGGACTCCGGTTAAAATTATCGCTTTTCAAGATatagaaaaaaattcacaattgaatacaatctaaatttttttttttttatgggaaataGGCCTAAAGTGCAACAAAGGACAATGATACGTTGAATTGTCTCTGATCTGCCCCCATTATGATAGACCCGCCATTCGTGTAACTCCCAACGGAGGAACTCTCTcaggttctaatttttttggaatctcTTTAGATCATCGGGTTAAGAGGCTGATCAAGCATCAACATCGTACCCGGGCAGAAGATGTCAGCATGatcaaaatgcaattgaatATGTTCATATTTTTTGTATCAAATGGCCTCTTCATGGGACCACGTGCCAACGTCGTACGAGGATGCTGGTCCATTTCACGAACCGAACAATCTCGCCGGCGGTCTTATTAGTCAATACGATGATGATGCGGGTCAATTTCGAACAGCATTATCATTTTGCCGTTTTGACTGTTCTTACCAAATATTTCTATTCTGCACAACCCTATACTTCATTTTCTGACTATTTGTCAAAACGCACCGAGTGTTGTCGAGAAATATTTGGGAAGAGCAGTCAAAACGGCAAAAAGTTttgtcatttatatatatatatatatataccacaACTGGCGTTCAATTTCTCAAAAACAAAGGttcatctctttccttttcttttggtaaaTCCCAAGAATTTGTCCTTAGCAAATAGCTATTATCCAAGCTGACCACTACAAAGATGAAGATTTCCTTTTGAGATGATAATTTTGGACATATCCATGGTAGGAATTATGATTTCTAAGGGCGTGTacgataattatttaatttttttattgttttattttttctcgaaAATATATTTAGAATAAAAATCTGTTCAagaatgcaatttcattttttctatttctgaaataaatattttgtctaaaaatatatttggaatagaaatttcttttctatttctaaaatataaacaaaaataagatttcTTCTCATCAGTCACTTCCTCTCTCTCGCGTCCTTGTTGACGACCCGCCGTCAAAAGGTGGGCAGCAGCGGCTGTTGGCAACTGTTGCTATTATAATCAAATATGATATCTTTATGATATAATAAAATTTCGcatattggatattttctcaCCTAAAGAATAGAcctattaaaataattattagatATTAAACAACGTTTTTATTTAAAAGCTTAAAACTTTAAAATGATTAATAGTGATTTCATAAAAGCTCACGTGCTATAAAAAATGAGGTCTTGAATTTACATCTATCCTTGTTGTAGCCccttataataaaatattaaatcaattcaAGCTTCCACAACAGTCGGCGAAAAACAATTAATACGATAAGATTGTCGTTGTCGACCTTGGTATTCTTTCATCAAGTATCAAATTGAATTGACCTTTCAAAGGCACAGTGTACGTGTCCGAGGTACTGAGAGTGACATGACCACCTTGTCTTCTTCCAGGAACGTGCAGCCAGTCATACCTAAACGAGTAGAATACTCCTAGGAACTCTAGGATTAGGGTAAAACAATGAAATGAACAAATCACCATATATAGATCAGTTCCAAGTTCCATAGCTCGATATGCACATCTTTGATCTTACCCTAGGGAGAGACATGGCGATGGGTTCGTCATCCCAAGAATCAAGGAAACCCCATGCACTTGCACACGCCGTGTGCGTCCCCTTCCCGGCCCAAGGCCACGTCAACCCCATGACCCAGCTCGCCCAGCTCCTCCACGCTCGCGGCGTCTTCATCACGTTCGTCAACACCGAGTTCAaccaccgccgcctcctccgcTCTAAGGGGCCCGACTCGCTCCGGGGCCTGGAGAACTTCCGCTTCGAGACGATCCCGGATGGCCTCCCGCCGTCAGACCGCGACGCGACGCAGGACCCCCCGGCCCTCTGCTACTCGACCCGGAAGAACTGCTTGGGCCCTTTCAAGGAATTGCTTGCCAGGATCAACAGCGACGAGGCTGTTCCGCCTGTAAGTTGTGTGATAGCAGATGGGGTGACGAGCTTCGCCAGTAAAGCTGCGAGAGAGCTTGGAATCCCAGAGGTACGGTTCTGGACTGCCTCGGCTTGTGGGTTCATGGGTTATTTGCAGTACAGAGAGCTGGCTAACAGAGGGATCGTTCCATTCAAAGGTACTTTGTTTATTTCTTCATTATTGCTTTTCTCGGTTAAATTCACGCTAGTTCTTTACTTGTTTATTTAGTTATCTCTCCCTTCGTGGGCTATGTCCATTCATCCGTTTCTCTTGTTAAATTTCTGGATTGGATCCTCACTACATGTTATGTGTAACAGATGAAGACTTCCTGAACAACGGGACACTTGATGATCCTGTCGACTGGATCCCCGGCATGAGAGACATCCGACTCCGTGACATCCCGAGCTTCATACGCACCACGGACCCCAACGACATCATGTTGGACTTCTTAGGAGAAGAAGCGCAGCACTGCCTGAAATCATCTGCTATCTTGTTCAACACCTTCAATGAGCTCGAACACGAAGTACTGGAGAAAATCGCAGACATGTCCCCTCGAATTTACTGTACTGGGCCGCTTTCCTTCCTCGTCCAGGACATTCCTTCGAGCTCGGTCAAGTCTTTCAGGTCGAATCTGTGGAAGGAAAACTACAGCTGCCTCGAATGGCTCGATCAAAGGGAAGCCGAGTCGGTTGTGTATGTGAACTATGGGAGTGTCACTGTCATGACTGAGGAACACCTGAGGGAGTTTGCCTGGGGGCTTGCAAATAGCAAGCACCCATTTTTGTGGGTGGTCAGGCCTGATGTTGTGATGGGTGATTCTGCAATTCTGCCTCAGGAGTTCCTGGAGGAAGTGAAAGACAGAGGGTTATTGACGAGCTGGTGTCCGCAGGATCGAGTCCTGAGTCATGGTTCGATTGGTGCTTTCCTAACACACTGCGGGTGGAATTCTACCTTGGAAGGTATCTGCGAAGGGGTTCCTCTCATTTGCTGGCCGTTCTTCGCCGAGCAACAGACAAACTGTCGGTACGCATGTACAGATTGGGGGATCGGCTTGGAAGCGAACCAAGAAGTGAGGCGCGAAGAGATAGAAGCTCTTGTTCGGGAAGTGATGGAAGGGGTCGGCGGGAAGAAGATGAGGGAGAATGCTAAGAAGTGGAAAGAGAGAGCTGTGGAAGCTACCGGTCGCGGAGGGTCATCGCGCAACGACTTCAACAGATTCATTAAGGAGGTTGTCCATTTGAATGATTAGGTTAAAAACGAGTTATCACCATATTCCCATGTCTGCCAGAAATAtattgaagaaagaagaataaaatacTCCGTAGTTcaggaatttccttttttttttgtccagtCTGTAAGTTCGTCCAGTTCCTTCTCAATTCTATTTTCAATCATACAGCATTAAAAACATGGTTAAAGGATATGCTTTTTCTATATTCTATAATTGCATTTGCTGTCCTCATCTTGCATGGATTACAGTAGTAATTCAAAATTTCCAGTGCTATCCTGAAAATGCCATACATTCCACGAGTACTATATGACTGAAACCTTGGCCAGGCAATGCCTTCAGTCCGCCTTCTGGCCGTTCATCTGGTTTCCAGGCTCATGTGAAGCAGGCGGATCAACAAGGAAAGTTTTTAAGATCTTGCACATCTCTTTGGGCTTCTCTGCATTGATGGCGTGCCCTGCATCCTTTATGACCACCAGTTGTGCATTTCCATCCACATGCCTGTTCAATGCAACAAAACGGACAGGGTAAACCAGACGGACACAATCCTGTAGTTTGATGACATGAAAGTGTAGGCAACACAGATCGGAGTGCGATAAAGTAGTAAAGAATGTCATCCATATTCCCTGAGTTCGTGAAATTCTGAGTCCCGTAACAACAATCGGTGGACAATGtgaatttttaaaatgaagGGAGCTGTGTACTCGAACCAAATACATAGGATGTCTCCGTAAGTTTTCAAAAGAGGAAATTGAGAACGGCAGACTTTTTCAACTTGTTTGACAGAGTTCGGTAGGGTGAACAACTGCTTCGCCTGCCCGAGTCCTGTTAATTAATTCTTGCGGAACCTCATTACAGGCAAAAACTATCAGATAATCTAGACTCTAGCATCTTAATCGCTCCCTTCCCCATGcgaaaatgatctctagtgcgaCAGCACATCAAGATAGTATAGTAGGCTAACCGTTTCAATCTTTCAGCCAACTCCATCGGAAACACAACGTCGTGCTCCCCCCAAATGATCAATGGCGACTGCATCAAGAGTCCACTATGATTTAGCAAGATATAAGAGGTGTATAAAGGAAGAGATCAAGGACAGACTGACAGATAAGAAGCATAAACCTTAGCTAGCTTTGGTATGTTGGACAGTTTTCTGTCCTTGTGTAGGGCAACAATCAATTCCATCCTCTCCTGAAGATAATCTGTGCACATTACCTGCCACAAACATCAAAGTTTAAAGAGAGTATCCGCTAAATGTCCTGTTGGATCAATTAGAGAAGGTCTGGTTTGAATTTAAAGAAACATGTATCAGCAGTGTCCAGAACTCCACGAAAGTGACTCTAAACCCTTCTAATCTCCAGAAAATGACAATGACAAGCAAATCGGAACCACCGTCAACGGAATATGTATGCCTATTTAGCCTATGGAACGTGTGATGCCTTCTTAGTACCAACTGGATTACCGGCATCCATCCATATCAGCTGCACTTTCCCAGCACCACATGTCCGAATGCAGAAAACCAGAGGAGGTTCTGCCAAATCACTCACTCGAAAATGCCCACAAGATTGTTCTCCGTAAAACTGCCAATTCTTGAGGTAACAACAATCCATTAGAAACATCAATGCCACAACCATAACAAGCCAACAACGATGCCACGGGAATGTCACTTTTCGACATGATTATTATAGAAGCAGAGACTCGGAAAGAACTGAGTTTTAGCACGTTCAAGCAAAACTTACAATTCATTCTTGATCCTCTGTTGCAACAGTCGCTTGAAGACTCCATTCTTCTTTGCCATCGTGCTCCTTCCTGGTAAAAGATgtgtcattttcttttacttgttTGAGCCAACTGACTCTAGAAAAGTGACCTACTTTGCCAGGTATGTAGCATCATCCGCTACGCTTTTTGATGTCCTTATCACGATCTCGATGAGCTCCCCCTGGCTGAGTAGTTCTCACTGCTAATCGCCTCTGCCAGTTTTCATGTTCTTTCCACTATTTGCCATTCTGAGTACCACCATCATTTCTTCTATGGCTCTTGGAACCTCTTTTATTACTAAAGAGGGAACTACCATAATCCATGGTACATGCAAGTACCACGttttcatcaacatcaacaacaTGTACGTGTTATGGCTGCTCATGCCCCATGTTTACTCGACATTCTGATTTGTAATGTCCGAATTCGTTACACCTAAAACACCTGACCTTTGATTTGTCAAGTGTTTTATATCTTCTAGTGGAATTggaatttccacctctacctcaTCCACCTCCATGACCTCCAGCACCATGATGTCCTCCTCGAGTTGAGTGAGCGGTCCAGCTTTGCAAAGTTTGCTCGAGATATGAACCGACGAACTTTTGATTCATTCTTTACTCATGCGAGCATAATGAACCCATTAACCACTCCAACGTCATGGTTGATATATCCTGGCCTTCTTCAATTGCCACAACAACATAATCAAATATTTCAGTCAAAGACCTCAAGATTTTTTCTACGACTCATTCATCTTGGAGTTCTTCACCATTAACCCTCAATTGGTTAATGATGGTTTGCACATGATCAAAGTACGACGAGATAGATTCAGAGTTGTTCATGCGTAAAGACTCAAAATCACCTCAAAGTGTTTGAAGTCGAACTCGCTTCACGCGATTATCGCCCTTgtaagatttttgcaaaatatcccACGCTGTTTTGGCGGTTTCTGCACTCGATACTTTTCAAATATCATCTCCTCCATAGCTTCAAAGATCGCATATAATGCTTTCTGATCTTTCTTTCGGGTTTCCACCAATAAATCTTTCTCTGTCTTTCTCAAAGCATCGAATTCTTCGGCATCGGTTACTTCGGTGTAGCTATTCTTCACCGGGTTCCACAAATCCTGCGATTTGAACAGAACCTTCATCTAGACGGACCGATTGCTGAAATTCCTCTTgttcaactttgaaatttgCAATTGAACGGAACTGGTGGATGCCATAACTAGCTCTGATATCAATTGTAGAGTGCACAACCTTGCTAGGCATACCACACATAGGTAATGTGGAAATGTTGGAACGAAAAGATAGAGAAAGTTTTGGACGTTTGGTGGGGGGAACAAACAAATACACAACAGAGAGAGAATGATATTCCAAATGTATCTGCAAAAGCCTTACACATAGAGAAAATACACAAGCTTTGCTCCATAAGCTTGTTTACAAAAACTCTCTAACTCTCTATGAGAATATCGGTTGCGATGCCTCATTCCTTGAAGatcacctttgcatttggtgacttCTATCTACTCTCACTCTATTTCTAAGTTACCCCACACACCACAAGCTTAATTCTAATCTTCATTTATAGAAGAATTTTTCTCCACATGAGGACTCCATTGCCATTGAAGTTTCGCCAACTTAAGAGTGAAACCAATCTACGGGAATTCTTCTTCTCAAAGCATAAGTCACAAACAGACAAATCTAACTTTTTGACCAAGACTTCTCTCTTTCATACGTGAGATAATCATTAAGAAATTCAATttggctttttcttctttgcttaaCTGACTTCATCATGCAATGAATGCGGTGGCCAAAAATTAACTTCCCTTCTCTATTCATATTCGGTGTTGGATTCCAACAGAGTCAGGATGTGAGGCTCGAGGAGATAGAAGCTCTTGTTTGGGAAGTGATGGAAGGGGTCCGCGGGAAGAAGATGAGGGAGAATGCCAGGAAGTGGAAAAAAAGAGCTGTGGAAGCCGCCGGTCGTGGAGGGTCATTGGGCAATGATTTCAATAGATTCATTAAGGAGGTTGTCCATTTGAATGATTAGGTTGAAACGAGGTATCACTATATTCCCATGTCTGCTGGAAATTTGTAgaagaaacaagaataaaatgcttcgttttccttttctttgtagTTCGTCCAGTTCCATCTCAATGCTATTTTCAATCATACGGCATTAAaaacatggtttttttttttttctggtcggaAAAGTAACATTTCATTTAAATAGGAAATTTAAATGGATAGATAAGGTGTGCTTCCGCACAtaataaattcaaaagaagAGGATGGGGGAGTGAGTCCCAATATAAAGGTAGAGTATTACGGAGTTGGCCTTTAATGACCCAATCCGCAACATTATTATGAGTTCTAGAGCAATGGACTAAATGAAGGTTAGGCAAAAAAGTCAATAAACTGCTACACTCTTTGACTAAATCTTGTTCCTCCTACATGGGTTGCTCAGCACCAAGGACTTGTTGAACTAAAGACAGGACGTCAAATTCAACTACCCATTTCTAATCAAGCTGAGACAAGGGGTACAGAagactaggggtgtcaacgggccgggtcgggccgtATCTCAGCCTTGCCCGAAACTTAACAATACCGAGCTCGGCCTAGCCCGGCCCGACCCAGCCCGAGCCCGAATTACATGTGCCCCAACTCTTTGGGCCGAGTCGGGTCAAGtcggattctttttttctttttctttttctttttcttttttaatttttgaaatcaaaatcactttacAAACCCAtcgaatgaaagaaaataaaaataaaaataaatttaacaaaaaataaaacatgggTGTTAAAAAAAGCTGGAGCCACCCgaccaaaaaaagttcaaaatttggGTTGATTTTCTGGCTGGGTCGGGCAGGGCCGGGTTAGGTCGGGTCGGGCGGGCGCAGGCTTTCTTGACACCCCAACAGAAGACCTTGCAACAAGCTTACGGTTTTAGCTTGAAGGGCTGACCTAGTCTTCACCATCTGAGCGAATGCCCCAATTAGCTTACCTGTTGAGTCTCAACACACGCCAGCGATGGCGCCAGAGTTTGATTCTTGGCGGAAAGAACGGTTGACGTTGAGCTTC contains:
- the LOC115731856 gene encoding linamarin synthase 1-like — encoded protein: MHIFDLTLGRDMAMGSSSQESRKPHALAHAVCVPFPAQGHVNPMTQLAQLLHARGVFITFVNTEFNHRRLLRSKGPDSLRGLENFRFETIPDGLPPSDRDATQDPPALCYSTRKNCLGPFKELLARINSDEAVPPVSCVIADGVTSFASKAARELGIPEVRFWTASACGFMGYLQYRELANRGIVPFKDEDFLNNGTLDDPVDWIPGMRDIRLRDIPSFIRTTDPNDIMLDFLGEEAQHCLKSSAILFNTFNELEHEVLEKIADMSPRIYCTGPLSFLVQDIPSSSVKSFRSNLWKENYSCLEWLDQREAESVVYVNYGSVTVMTEEHLREFAWGLANSKHPFLWVVRPDVVMGDSAILPQEFLEEVKDRGLLTSWCPQDRVLSHGSIGAFLTHCGWNSTLEGICEGVPLICWPFFAEQQTNCRYACTDWGIGLEANQEVRREEIEALVREVMEGVGGKKMRENAKKWKERAVEATGRGGSSRNDFNRFIKEVVHLND